Within Populus trichocarpa isolate Nisqually-1 chromosome 6, P.trichocarpa_v4.1, whole genome shotgun sequence, the genomic segment aattaacaatTGGGTTGAAAAATTCTACACTCCATTGAATATTTAGGggtttttggaaaaataaatatattttttagttattttattttattttttttagtttagaatttatttttttcatttattattattagttttttcaagtttttttaagggaagaaaatagtttttcttttttatatttttttattcaatattattaagtATTTGAATGTGTCTTTCAATGGTCTCCAAGGAGAAATTCCAAGCGGAGGTCCATTTCCCAACTTCACTGCTCAGTCTTTTATGGGGAATAAGGCTCTTTGTGGCCCTGCCTGGCTGCAAGCCCCACCATGCCACAGTAAATATGTCAACCTTCAAACACTAAATCTAAGGTTCATCTTACCTGCTGTCGCATCTGCACTGCTTGTTGTGGCTTTCGTTTCTCTTCTTGTACGATGTCCACGAAGGCGCCGAAAAACTCCTATTCCAGAAGCCCTTCCATTGACAGCAATCCAGAGAAGAGTTTCTTTCCAAGAACTTCTACGAGCAACAAATGAGTTTCATGAGAGTAATCTGCTGGGTGTTGGGAGTTTTTGGCCCTGTATATCATGGGGTGCTTCCTGACGGGCTAAATATAGCTGTGAAGATTTTTAATCTGCAAGTGCAAGGACGGCTAAGAAGTTTTGACACAGAATGCGAAATCATGCGCAACATGAGACACCGCAACCTTGTGAAGATTATTTGCAGTTGCTGTAATCTTGATGTCAAGGGCCTGGTCCTGGAGTACATGCCTAAAGGAAGCTTGGAGAAATGGTTATACTCTTACAACTACTTCTTAGATATCATTCAAAGAGTGAACATTATGATAGATGTCGCATCTGCCATGGAGTATCTCCATCACGGTTATTCAACTCCTGTGGTGCATTGTGATTTGAAGCCGAGCAATGTGTTGCTAGATGAAGACATGGTTGCGCATGTATGCGACTTTGGCATTGGAAAACTCTCGGGTGAAAGTGAGTCCGTTTCACAAACCAAGACCCTTGCCACAATAGGGTACATGGCACCAGGTAATCTCTAGTGTCGAATGCGTGGCTTGCTTTCTATTAAATATTTGTCAAATCACAACCTATAACATTTTAACTGTCATTTGCAGAGTATGGACTGGACGGACTTGTGTCCAACGGGATTGATGTCTACGGCTTTGGAATCATGTTGATGGAAATCTTCACGCGGAAAAGGCCTACCGATGAAATGTTCGAGGGAGAGATGAGCTATTGGTCAGAGAATCGTTGCCTGATTCAGTAATTGACCTAGTGGATAGAACAGGGGAGATGGCCACTCCTTAAACAAGGAGCATTGTGTCACATCTATAATGGAGTTGGCTCTGCAATGTACTAACGAATCACCTGAAGAGAGGATCAACATGGTCGAAATCCTGGCAAGGCTGAAAAACATAAAAGGGGAATTCTTGACAGAACGTGAGAGGCGTAGGTCTTAAGATAAATCAACTTTTAGTACTTCACAGCTTAATTTTCCAGTTTTTCTGTGTGCAGGTTAGATTTTCTGGTTACTAATCTTTGATTTCTCAAGCTGAAGAATCcataaccccccccccccccatgaTCAATCCATAAATTTACCGTTCCTTTTTGGTAACTGCCTTGTATCTTGCAAgaataataagattttttttaaaaataattttgttaattttttattgtttcaaaataattttttaatattttcagatcgttttgatgttaaaaatatttttttaaaaaacaaatattattttgatgttttttcgagtaaataatattttaaaaagtaattattactacacttttaaatacctctttaaaaattaaagaataataccTCTACTATGTAGCCGAGACATATTGCTTCTTTTgactgaaaataaataaagaaactttataaactatattatttgtcaattattaatgatatctctctctcttccttagccttttgtttcttttttactttttccacCTCATCTCtatttaaggaaaaataaatgaacatcGTCTaagaaattcttaaaaaactattatgatCTAGAAAATAGGTTAATCccctttttctatatataattttcccATCATTTATTAATCATATGAAACACTAAATggcataaattaattttttaaaccactCCTAACCTTTGTAGTATATTATTAAAGTTTCATTTTGCCTCTGGAAACTATAAAAAAGCTTGAAAACAAGCCCAGAAAACCAATAATATTATGAGCTAAATCATGCAGGAGAGAGCAAACATGAGAGTTTTGCTCACAAACCTCAAAATGGAGGTGTTAAAAGAAGGTTATACGCTAATGCAGTTGATCTTG encodes:
- the LOC127905510 gene encoding probable LRR receptor-like serine/threonine-protein kinase At3g47570, with the protein product MSFMRVICWVLGVFGPVYHGVLPDGLNIAVKIFNLQVQGRLRSFDTECEIMRNMRHRNLVKIICSCCNLDVKGLVLEYMPKGSLEKWLYSYNYFLDIIQRVNIMIDVASAMEYLHHGYSTPVVHCDLKPSNVLLDEDMVAHVCDFGIGKLSGESESVSQTKTLATIGYMAPEYGLDGLVSNGIDVYGFGIMLMEIFTRKRPTDEMFEGEMSYWSENRCLIQ